The Sesamum indicum cultivar Zhongzhi No. 13 linkage group LG9, S_indicum_v1.0, whole genome shotgun sequence genome segment AATACCTACTTTGAAACAAATCCATGATATGATGGCCCAGGATTGAGGGATTCCCAGATGACATGGAACTTTATGAAGAAAACAGAGAATGTCTTGTCCAGATTCTACTTCGGAAAATAAGAAAGTAGGCAACCTGACTAAAACTTCAACTAGCAACAGATCTGGACATGTCCATCTTTGTGCAGCAAAGGGGTCTATAAGGTCACTGCTACAAAGACgataaaaaaacacaacaaGACCATTAAAATACCTCGTGAAGCCAGAGACGCCTTCAATTCATCAGCATCAACACCCTTTGAATATGGATCCCTGCAACGGAAAATATTCAAAccataataaaaaacacatgGTTGGGTAATAGCTCACTCAACCTTGAGTAGAAAAACTTCCCATCTGTTCTCGAGGTACAGGTTGTACAAACTCTGTTGAAGCTCGAGATGCCTAACTTAGCCACTACAGGTTGTACAAAACTGTGTACACGCTTTGTGCTGGCATAGGCTGCACTAACAATCGCAATACCTTATTGGGTTATCACGTTAGCACCATTAAGAAACCTAACTTGTCAACAATGGTAACAACTTATATTCTGTATTACAAGGAGTTCCACTTCCAATAAAGAATTACAATCCCATGTTCTTATCGATATACTTGCATCatcttgcaaaacagcaaTCATTTTTCAGCAAAAGTAGCACAGGAAAGAAATGCATGTTAAGCATGCATCCCAATTCATTTAATGTGAAACATGTATTGCGGCACATATTTGTACATGAATATGCCCACATGCAAACACGCGCCTTTCTAATAGATTGCAAATGTAGATTTCATTTTAGCAGAAGGGAAATTTCAGACCACTCTCCAAGGGAATTCAAGAGATACATTTGATAAGCTTATAAAAAGTCTAAAATGGAATATCTACCAAGTAGATGGTCCGCCGATGAAAGATTTAGGTTTGTTATCTCCCAAGCTGCTTCCCTCTTTATTAGATGGCGGGGCTTCAATCTCCATGTCATCAGTTTGCTTGATACTTTCATCTTCCTTTTTCAGTTTAGGTTTCTCCATTTCCgttgatatattataaactcCCCTTGAAGCAGCTTCGCTCACATCAACAGAACCAGGGTGCCGTTTGATCTTTCTCAAAGCTCTTCCAGTGTTGTACAATTCAACCTGCAGAAAAAGGATAATAAACTTCAAGCAACAGAAAGTATCTCTAGAGTATTTGCAATCTCTTCACACATGTTTGTTGTCATTTCCCTAACCACACTAACTTCCAGAAAATATCCACAATTCAGTACCATAAAGTACTGGTATTTAGACCTAACTTTCCATATCTAGGAAAGGTAAGGTAACCTCTCAAATTATGAAAAGCAAGTATTAGcacaagttaaaaataaaggtGACTGCAGACAGTGACTACAGAAACAAAATCCTACTTATTTAATACACAAATAACTTAGAGCCAAAAACATTTTAGACCTCAGGAGATCTAAGACTTCAAATAGGACAGTCTGTGATTAGCATCGATCTTAGGTCCTATTTATGAGAACATATCCTAATCATCAGGTAAAAAAAGCAGCAGCAGGTCAATACCAAAAGCAATTATCATTCAGCTGAAAGCAAAAGAGGACATGAAATATAGAGAAGACAAGTTCAAGCATCTATTCAATAAAGACTCAAAGTACTGACagctttctttattttgcCTGTTATATCAGCAGCCTTCACGGATGCAATACGCAAGCATTGCATAATAACAGTCTGTATTACACCTTGCCCTCCAGCTTTTTGAATAGCACAGACATCGCCATTGGTATTAAGGGTAGCAGTCAGCTTTCCGCCCATAACAGCTTCTTCAAAGTGTGATGGGTCAATAACCTAGCAGCACAAGTGCAAACACAACAATCTACCACTTGATGCAACTCATTGAGTACGAgataaggaaaagaaaaatcaagggAAAAATTAAACTCCTTTCCCTTTGCTTACCACTGTACTCTCATTACCAATAAATCCAAAGGTCACTGCTATAGGGAGGTGGTGCACAATCAATGGAAGTGGTTCCCTCACCTGCCATAACACCAACAGGAATTTGAAGCCCATAAAATCCAAATTTCCGGAAAAGACATACGGCCAGAGTAATTTAGTTCCCACCAGAGCCCCtcttattcataattaagCAAATGTACTTTCGATTATCAAGAAGCTGCTTTATGCATTAAAATCATATGAATTTCTCTATTCGAACTTAAATGCATAATGCATACAAAGCAACAGCAGAAGCAACTTCTTGATATACTAAATGAAGAATTGCTAACCATTATGCAGAAAGAGGATTCATGATTCCACATAATCTTCACAGATTGCATAACAAATATAAGTGGAGCTGAACTCATTACAATAAGAATTGACATCTTTGAGAATCATCTAAATAAGGAGAAGAACTGACTTCAGGTGGATGTATTATAACTTCCTGACCATCTTCGCCCCCCAATGTACACTCTGGCCTTCTGCATGTCAAGAGAGCAGCCAAAGCAGCAATATTGGCCGCATCAACAAGATTTCTGTGCTCAAGGAAAAGAGAGATGCCCATAAGACAGCATATAATGGCTCCCAGAAGTGTGCAAATCATGCATTTGGAATTAAAAAGACATATATGAATAACTTACCCGCCATTGTCTAGAATGTGGAGATCAAGACGAATAGACCACACCCATTTCCCCGCAACAACACAAAGTGATTCTGTGTCCACAGCCCTGCTCTCCCTGTAACACACTTGTCATGATTGAATATAAAAGAAGTAACCAATTCAAGTTGTGagctattttctatttcatgcAACAAGCAAAATGAATTAAAGGGCTCTAACAAAATTAAGTCTAGCCAAATTAACTCCATACTTTCAACTAAGCTGAAAACATTCCAGCTCCATAAATTTCAACTAGCAAAATCCAAACTTGACTGGAAGACACGCTATACAATGAGAACAAGACAATACTGTTTTATAGATTACCTCAACCCACGATCAATTATGCGTCCCAACTCCACAGCAAATTCCCCGGGACGACCAGCTTCAAATGAAGGATCGGCCATTGGAGAGAACTCGGTGAATATTGCAAGTGTTCCCTCATTAGGGCGGTCGCGATAAGGTTGCGCCAGTTGGGAAGTTGCGAACCCCATTACCCGAGTCTGTCCCAGCTGCACCTCAGATGAGCCATCTTCACTGTGCACACACCAATATTTCAAGGCCATATTGAGATCCCCATGCCCATAAGAGTATCCCAGATCATGAGACACATCCAAATTTTCAGCAtcagaaaattttattctGTAGCTAAATATCTCCATTTCTTTATGTTCTTATCcaaataagaaatattgaaGAGTacagaaagaagaaataacaAAACCAGAAAATAACAGAATATTCGGAATATGACAGAATTTGCACATTTCTTTCTCcatttaataaaagttatgAGAACTGCTATTAATTGCCTATTACACACTACTCAAAAATGTAATAGCATCcacaaatttcaatttgaaaatagaCAAATTACCTTAAcagctttctacttttatctACACCACTCTTAAATCTTAGAGTAACAAACGCAAAAAATTGACAATCTGATGGTTTGACGATCACAGAGCAAAGGgcagagaaagagagagaagaatgAGGTGATAAAAGCCCCTAATGAAGGTAACTTCATATCAGTGCAGCCAAACTGGAGCAAATGACAAAGGTTTACTACCATGAGCCATCactttttcttctgttttatTCCTTTTAAGACTTGGAACTGGAGTGCCAATGGAATGAAAATCCCTATAGGAGCATAAGAAGCTCCATCCAAAGACAAATTATCTAAACttttgcttcacatcatcttATCATAGACCAAATGAAGCACAAGCACTACATGCAAGCAATATCGGGCACAAGAATTATAAACCATTAGCaaaactgaaaatatatgttgAGTGTTTCCAGCTAGGCGTGTTGCTATGGGAGGTGGGGGGCTCCCTTTACAAGAGGGAGACTTGCGAGGGAAGCCGGTTAGGTCTTAGCATGAATTATCACTACAAAGGTACACATTTCTTACATGAAAGAGAATGACAATCAACTCCAATAATGAGATTCCGTCTCTCAGAAacgacaaaaataaaaaccactACTTTGAACCGCCAAAGAATGCTTGCTACACCATTTCGCAGGCAAAATTAAAAGCCAAGAAATTATTCATAACCAGATATTCCAAAAACGACTCAAGAACTCTTACCTACCAAACTGGATTGTCACGTTCCGGTAATCAAAAGGCCCACGTCCATCGATTCTAAGGTCAGAAAGCAGCGCTGTCTCGATGAACTTCTTCTCATTCACTGTCATCCGCCACGTATTAGACAACCTCTGCTCCATTTCTATAGCTTTCAATTCCGCAAAAACACGGAAATTACTTCTTGAAGTGACCAACAatgaattattagaaaaaggaaaagtatAAAATCCCGCAAGCAAACATCCACTCCGAGAAGGCTTCCGTTTTTCTGGTTGCGAATCACCCGCTGCGGAGTTTGTGTGTGACGAAGAGAAAAGGAGGGAAAAAAGAGGGTGATTAGGGTTTTGAGATATTGGTTAGGGTTTTTTGATTTACCATATGGGCGGGCTTTCACGGGTCAGCCCGATTTGTCCTTTTTCGGGTTTTCTCACGGTAGGCCCCACCAGGATCAGAGGGCTCATGAGGCCTGTGTTGGATGTAAGGGCGCGTTTGGTACGAAGGTTTGCAATTCCACTAAacaactcttttttttaaaaaaaagaaatccataTTACCTTGTGTGATATtcaaaatgagcaaattaccctcttataaaaaaaatatatcaaattatccccttatattttctaaaattgaataaattacccCAGAAGAGGTGGCGTATTACACACTCTTTTCCTACAAgcttgattgattttttaaaaataacatattatttttatataaaaatatatataataatattatattatttataataatatatatctttattgaaaaaatataaaaaataagttatccCTCATGTGGGGTTGTAATTTGTTCGATTCTGAAAAGTACAAGTAGGTAattcgatatttttttttccacagGAAGGTAATTCGCACATTCGGATATCACAGAGGGTGGTGTGCatttttccccctttttttctctcttattttcttaatttttattttttaaatgggataattttacttttcgtACATAAATTATAcgcttttttcaattttaataccacaaattttcaaatcattagATTTGGTAccaaagttttttattttttatccaccTAAGTACCCTTCATTAAATTGAACGTAAAACCAAACGGTCAACtcaattttgaatgaaaaattaggtGGGAACTTGTCTATATAAGTGCATGTTTAtctatcattttatttaacacaaaaaaaaattatatttaattattttgattttaatttatagttgaggacaataatataaaaaaaaactacatatttaatccaatttctATCAACTaagaaagtatttttattttatttttaattatttaaattaaactaattcaaataaaaaattataaattactcatTACCAACTTCTGCAACTTAATGACAAAACACGTTTTCAAAAACTCCAACTTCGACATTTATTCattgttcatttttattttcaaacactccACATTTTTactacaacaaaaataaaaatcatcgCAAATAGCACTTTACtcacatatatttaaattatttttcctatatttcttACCAAAATATGTGATTCAaacataactaaaaaataaattattaaatatcacaCTTCTATCAATCCatcaatagaaataaataaacataatatttaattaactactACTATTTTATGAATCAAATTTCCCATAACATCATCaaactatattatatatatatatatatattgaataattatattcttgaaattgtttAATCCAAGGGCACAACATGCATCATGATTGATGATTACTccacattataattaaataaaaatcaactaTCAACATTTCATCATCCATCCTAATATACAATTTGCAATCAAAAGTCAAATCAACTCCCCAACCTGTCCCATCtcactataattaatatatatttaaataaataaataaaaagaaattggaatCTTTAGAAAccacaaattattaatgatagaaGATTCTATGAACCCATATAGATTCCATAGATCTACAAGTAATCTAAAAGGTGTTCCAATCAAGATTATTACTCCATTTGGACCCCATttcctttcttgtttttattctcatttttctataattagaTAGCAACTCTAGTatactctttcttttttttttttttaataattgattagtgaaaatttgttcttttgtttattcatTGAAAGCATGATAGATGTCGGCTATTTAATGTAtctaagatatttttataaattaatatgtcgTTTAAAGATAAAATCAGGTAGAAGAGCGATGATCACAATGAGAATTCCCTTCAATGGTGGGAAACGTTGTGTTGAATTATGACTATACTGATTGGTATTGTGCTGGGTACCAGAATTCGTAATGAGATAGATTGATTCGAGACACGAGCAagacaaaaaattcatatcgAATCACAAGAAAATCAAGCTCTATTACATCAGATTAATTTGCCAAGGTGGGATCGTAGATGGCAAAATGACAAA includes the following:
- the LOC105170905 gene encoding exosome complex component RRP45A isoform X2; translation: MEQRLSNTWRMTVNEKKFIETALLSDLRIDGRGPFDYRNVTIQFGSEDGSSEVQLGQTRVMGFATSQLAQPYRDRPNEGTLAIFTEFSPMADPSFEAGRPGEFAVELGRIIDRGLRESRAVDTESLCVVAGKWVWSIRLDLHILDNGGNLVDAANIAALAALLTCRRPECTLGGEDGQEVIIHPPEVREPLPLIVHHLPIAVTFGFIGNESTVVIDPSHFEEAVMGGKLTATLNTNGDVCAIQKAGGQGVIQTVIMQCLRIASVKAADITGKIKKAVELYNTGRALRKIKRHPGSVDVSEAASRGVYNISTEMEKPKLKKEDESIKQTDDMEIEAPPSNKEGSSLGDNKPKSFIGGPSTCAAYASTKRVHSFVQPVVAKLGISSFNRVCTTCTSRTDGKFFYSRLSELLPNHVFFIMV
- the LOC105170905 gene encoding exosome complex component RRP45A isoform X3, with amino-acid sequence MGFATSQLAQPYRDRPNEGTLAIFTEFSPMADPSFEAGRPGEFAVELGRIIDRGLRESRAVDTESLCVVAGKWVWSIRLDLHILDNGGNLVDAANIAALAALLTCRRPECTLGGEDGQEVIIHPPEVREPLPLIVHHLPIAVTFGFIGNESTVVIDPSHFEEAVMGGKLTATLNTNGDVCAIQKAGGQGVIQTVIMQCLRIASVKAADITGKIKKAVELYNTGRALRKIKRHPGSVDVSEAASRGVYNISTEMEKPKLKKEDESIKQTDDMEIEAPPSNKEGSSLGDNKPKSFIGGPSTWDPYSKGVDADELKASLASRALATPNKKMDALPPVKPQFGVMDQSLRDADPAPLPQETVGAGAGEQTNKAKTLKDAVKPKHKRKKKNSSNTDGS
- the LOC105170905 gene encoding exosome complex component RRP45A isoform X1 — its product is MEQRLSNTWRMTVNEKKFIETALLSDLRIDGRGPFDYRNVTIQFGSEDGSSEVQLGQTRVMGFATSQLAQPYRDRPNEGTLAIFTEFSPMADPSFEAGRPGEFAVELGRIIDRGLRESRAVDTESLCVVAGKWVWSIRLDLHILDNGGNLVDAANIAALAALLTCRRPECTLGGEDGQEVIIHPPEVREPLPLIVHHLPIAVTFGFIGNESTVVIDPSHFEEAVMGGKLTATLNTNGDVCAIQKAGGQGVIQTVIMQCLRIASVKAADITGKIKKAVELYNTGRALRKIKRHPGSVDVSEAASRGVYNISTEMEKPKLKKEDESIKQTDDMEIEAPPSNKEGSSLGDNKPKSFIGGPSTWDPYSKGVDADELKASLASRALATPNKKMDALPPVKPQFGVMDQSLRDADPAPLPQETVGAGAGEQTNKAKTLKDAVKPKHKRKKKNSSNTDGS
- the LOC105170905 gene encoding exosome complex component RRP45A isoform X4, which encodes MEQRLSNTWRMTVNEKKFIETALLSDLRIDGRGPFDYRNVTIQFGSEDGSSEVQLGQTRVMGFATSQLAQPYRDRPNEGTLAIFTEFSPMADPSFEAGRPGEFAVELGRIIDRGLRESRAVDTESLCVVAGKWVWSIRLDLHILDNGGNLVDAANIAALAALLTCRRPECTLGGEDGQEVIIHPPEVREPLPLIVHHLPIAVTFGFIGNESTVVIDPSHFEEAVMGGKLTATLNTNGDVCAIQKAGGQGVIQTVIMQCLRIASVKAADITGKIKKAVELYNTGRALRKIKRHPGSVDVSEAASRGVYNISTEMEKPKLKKEDESIKQTDDMEIEAPPSNKEGSSLGDNKPKSFIGGPSTCLCQHKACTQFCTTCSG
- the LOC105170905 gene encoding exosome complex component RRP45B isoform X6, coding for MEQRLSNTWRMTVNEKKFIETALLSDLRIDGRGPFDYRNVTIQFGSEDGSSEVQLGQTRVMGFATSQLAQPYRDRPNEGTLAIFTEFSPMADPSFEAGRPGEFAVELGRIIDRGLRESRAVDTESLCVVAGKWVWSIRLDLHILDNGGNLVDAANIAALAALLTCRRPECTLGGEDGQEVIIHPPEVREPLPLIVHHLPIAVTFGFIGNESTVIVVFALVLLGY
- the LOC105170905 gene encoding exosome complex component RRP45A isoform X5, producing the protein MEQRLSNTWRMTVNEKKFIETALLSDLRIDGRGPFDYRNVTIQFGSEDGSSEVQLGQTRVMGFATSQLAQPYRDRPNEGTLAIFTEFSPMADPSFEAGRPGEFAVELGRIIDRGLRESRAVDTESLCVVAGKWVWSIRLDLHILDNGGNLVDAANIAALAALLTCRRPECTLGGEDGQEVIIHPPEVREPLPLIVHHLPIAVTFGFIGNESTVVIDPSHFEEAVMGGKLTATLNTNGDVCAIQKAGGQGVIQTVIMQCLRIASVKAADITGKIKKAVELYNTGRALRKIKRHPGSVDVSEAASRGVYNISTEMEKPKLKKEDESIKQTDDMEIEAPPSNKEGSSLGDNKPKSFIGGPSTWYCDC